The Actinopolyspora erythraea genome has a segment encoding these proteins:
- a CDS encoding SAM-dependent methyltransferase, which translates to MSHDAELAARVGNVNFDQPNIARMYDYHLGGSANFAIDRAVAEQALRLVPTERDYCWANRAFLGRAVRTLVTEHGLDQFLDLGSGVPTVGNVHEIAHQYDPRARVAYVDWEPVACHHARHLLGPDEHRVTVTEADVCEPETVLNAAGVAGLLDFSRPVAVLAFGILDILPTTDGAGLVSRYREACASGSVLALSNNAQLSRTDQEVAALRSLLADTSTPNLYMRDSEEVAALLPGYTLLPPGVVPASLWRPDQPVTEQEARRGNVYGAVGILP; encoded by the coding sequence ATGTCGCACGACGCGGAGTTGGCCGCCCGAGTGGGGAACGTGAACTTCGACCAGCCCAACATCGCGCGGATGTACGACTACCACCTCGGCGGATCCGCGAACTTCGCCATCGACCGGGCCGTGGCCGAACAAGCGCTGCGGCTCGTGCCCACGGAGCGGGACTACTGCTGGGCCAACCGCGCGTTTCTGGGCCGTGCGGTGCGCACCCTCGTCACCGAACACGGGCTCGACCAGTTCCTCGACCTCGGCTCCGGTGTACCGACGGTGGGAAACGTGCACGAGATCGCCCACCAGTACGATCCCCGCGCACGCGTGGCCTATGTGGACTGGGAACCCGTCGCCTGCCACCACGCCCGCCACCTGCTCGGCCCCGACGAGCACCGGGTGACGGTGACCGAGGCGGACGTGTGCGAGCCCGAGACCGTGCTCAACGCCGCCGGAGTGGCGGGGTTGTTGGACTTTTCTCGCCCGGTCGCGGTACTGGCGTTCGGAATCCTGGACATCCTGCCCACCACCGACGGGGCGGGGTTGGTCTCCCGCTACCGCGAGGCGTGCGCGTCGGGCAGTGTGCTGGCGCTGTCCAACAACGCCCAGCTCAGCCGCACCGACCAGGAGGTCGCGGCCCTGCGGTCCCTGCTGGCCGACACCTCCACGCCGAACCTGTACATGCGCGACAGCGAGGAAGTCGCCGCGCTGCTGCCCGGCTACACGCTGCTTCCCCCGGGAGTGGTGCCCGCGTCGTTGTGGCGGCCCGACCAGCCCGTCACCGAGCAGGAGGCCCGGCGCGGCAACGTCTACGGCGCCGTCGGAATCCTGCCGTAG
- a CDS encoding DUF4232 domain-containing protein: MRPRGSVALLPLVTAVALTGCAARPAHPGEGASSPSTTTARPTPTTASAAADCPEAGVRLTTDSVDVAMGLRVMRVELTNCGDRSYALNGYPRVRVLDEDRKPLAVRAERGSADIATVDGFDAPPEAITLRPGEHAETLLMWRNTNAGVNAPAVGEYLRIAPARGRPCQPVVPVGRERGSPRQDRDAITMNLGSTAKLGVRAWYR; this comes from the coding sequence ATGAGACCCCGTGGGAGCGTGGCCCTGCTGCCGCTCGTCACGGCCGTAGCCCTGACCGGCTGTGCCGCACGCCCGGCGCACCCCGGCGAGGGGGCATCGTCGCCGTCCACGACCACGGCCCGGCCAACTCCGACGACTGCCTCAGCGGCCGCGGACTGCCCGGAGGCGGGGGTGCGTCTCACGACCGACTCGGTGGACGTGGCCATGGGTCTGCGGGTCATGCGAGTCGAGCTGACCAACTGCGGTGACCGGTCCTACGCGCTGAACGGCTATCCACGCGTGCGCGTGCTGGACGAGGACCGGAAACCGTTGGCCGTCCGGGCCGAGCGGGGTTCGGCGGACATCGCCACTGTCGACGGTTTCGACGCGCCCCCGGAGGCGATCACGCTGCGACCGGGAGAGCACGCCGAGACCCTGCTGATGTGGCGCAACACCAATGCCGGTGTGAACGCCCCGGCGGTCGGCGAGTACCTGCGGATCGCTCCGGCGCGGGGGCGGCCCTGCCAACCGGTGGTACCGGTAGGCCGGGAGCGGGGATCGCCCCGGCAGGACCGCGACGCGATCACCATGAACCTCGGAAGCACCGCGAAGCTCGGTGTCCGCGCCTGGTACCGCTAG
- a CDS encoding RrF2 family transcriptional regulator gives MLDIRFSSALMAMLILAVAEEEGNPTLSSAQLAERMGTNASLVRKLVLPLARAELVVCSKGRTGGTRLARAPEEITLAEVYRCSTGDKPLWNCRSGDEHDCRVAANTQAYFAELTREAERAVLDALGDRTLADGVRELRRLDREGNPGGDSAGLREVASSDRS, from the coding sequence GTGCTGGACATCCGCTTCTCCAGCGCCCTCATGGCGATGCTGATCCTCGCCGTCGCCGAGGAGGAGGGAAACCCGACGCTGAGCTCCGCACAGCTCGCCGAGCGGATGGGCACCAACGCGAGCCTGGTGCGCAAGCTGGTCCTCCCGCTGGCGCGGGCCGAGCTCGTGGTCTGCTCCAAGGGGCGCACGGGCGGGACCCGGCTGGCGCGGGCCCCGGAGGAGATCACCCTCGCCGAGGTCTACCGCTGCTCGACGGGAGACAAGCCGCTCTGGAACTGCCGCTCCGGTGACGAGCACGACTGCCGGGTCGCCGCCAACACGCAGGCCTATTTCGCCGAGCTGACCAGGGAGGCGGAACGGGCCGTGCTCGATGCGCTGGGCGATCGCACGCTCGCCGACGGGGTCCGCGAGCTCCGGCGCCTCGACCGGGAGGGGAACCCGGGCGGGGACAGCGCGGGACTCCGTGAGGTCGCTTCGTCCGACCGGTCCTAG
- a CDS encoding SDR family oxidoreductase: MEGGTAVVTGAGSGIGRALAQELAERGAHLVLADTDSSALRDVSKSLGARAVPTDVAVPEAVEALAQAADGARLVCLNAGIVGRDLGAPWEVTADDWDRVFAVNVGGVVNGLRAFVPRLLAADQPAHILITGSLAGAATFPGGGAYGPSKHAVHAVAEHAAMVLAGTPIGVSMICPALVSTGMSGEGTDPSTVAAQALATIDDGTFAVLPAEWREVVVSAATRLASGQHPEPPHPGAAR; the protein is encoded by the coding sequence GTGGAGGGCGGGACGGCAGTGGTGACCGGCGCCGGCAGCGGGATCGGACGCGCGCTGGCTCAGGAGCTGGCCGAGCGGGGAGCACACCTGGTGCTCGCCGACACGGATTCCAGCGCATTGCGCGACGTCTCGAAGTCATTGGGGGCACGAGCGGTTCCCACCGACGTCGCCGTGCCGGAAGCGGTCGAGGCGCTCGCCCAGGCCGCCGATGGCGCTCGGTTGGTGTGCCTCAACGCCGGCATCGTGGGTCGTGACCTCGGCGCGCCTTGGGAGGTGACCGCCGACGACTGGGACCGGGTGTTCGCGGTGAACGTCGGCGGTGTCGTCAACGGGTTGCGCGCGTTCGTGCCACGGTTGCTGGCCGCGGACCAGCCTGCGCACATCCTGATCACCGGCTCGTTGGCCGGAGCCGCGACATTTCCCGGCGGTGGTGCCTATGGTCCTTCGAAACACGCTGTCCACGCCGTCGCCGAACACGCCGCGATGGTGCTGGCCGGCACCCCGATCGGAGTGAGCATGATCTGCCCCGCTCTCGTCTCGACCGGCATGTCCGGTGAAGGTACCGATCCATCAACGGTCGCCGCGCAGGCCCTGGCCACGATCGACGACGGGACGTTCGCCGTCCTCCCGGCCGAGTGGCGGGAAGTTGTCGTCAGCGCCGCCACACGCCTCGCCTCCGGCCAGCATCCCGAACCACCTCACCCCGGCGCCGCACGATGA
- a CDS encoding GHMP family kinase ATP-binding protein, whose translation MNALTARKAPPRTGTGRSSCHHGEILQGAFLDERGRGCRGLVTLPLPGPRSRAVFVPEPGTSPDAITTTPNGRDKARRAATLTCELCGNITARAPCGGRLSLSSEIPDGLGMGSSSADVLAAIRAVVDAYGTHLSAETVSGIAVSAEHACDPLMFGDRPLLFAQRQGRVLEELGARLPPALVVGCLTEGATGVDTLELGAHPVREADVRTGERLRALLRRAVARSDTALLGRVSTESARNNQRVLDKTQLDSLLDIAERVGAVGLQVAHSGNVAGLIFDPASPGAGARIRACLLELARNDIPSTRVFSTRPRSRNGDGDHGRTHRGRDRTPRPDPPRKGARMPSV comes from the coding sequence ATGAACGCACTCACCGCCCGGAAAGCTCCACCGAGGACCGGGACGGGCCGGTCCAGCTGCCATCACGGCGAGATCCTGCAGGGAGCCTTCCTCGACGAACGGGGGCGTGGTTGCCGCGGCCTGGTCACGCTGCCCCTGCCCGGTCCCCGCAGCAGGGCCGTCTTCGTACCCGAGCCGGGTACCTCTCCCGACGCCATCACCACCACTCCGAACGGCCGGGACAAGGCGCGACGGGCGGCTACCCTGACCTGCGAACTCTGCGGGAACATCACGGCTCGGGCACCGTGCGGCGGACGACTGTCCCTGAGCAGCGAGATTCCCGACGGCCTCGGGATGGGGTCGTCGAGCGCCGACGTCCTGGCCGCCATTCGCGCCGTGGTGGACGCCTACGGTACGCACCTGTCCGCGGAGACCGTGTCGGGAATCGCCGTGTCGGCCGAACACGCCTGCGACCCGCTGATGTTCGGCGACCGCCCCCTGCTGTTCGCGCAACGGCAGGGCAGAGTCCTCGAAGAACTCGGTGCCCGGCTTCCCCCGGCGCTGGTGGTGGGATGCCTCACCGAAGGTGCGACCGGCGTCGACACCCTGGAACTGGGTGCCCACCCCGTCCGAGAGGCGGACGTGCGGACAGGCGAACGGCTGCGCGCACTGCTGCGGCGAGCCGTGGCTCGTTCGGACACCGCCCTGCTCGGGCGGGTCAGCACCGAGAGCGCCCGGAACAACCAGCGCGTCCTCGACAAGACCCAGCTGGACTCGCTCCTGGACATCGCCGAGCGGGTCGGAGCGGTCGGCCTGCAGGTCGCGCACAGCGGCAATGTCGCCGGACTGATCTTCGACCCGGCCTCCCCCGGAGCGGGGGCCCGGATACGGGCATGCCTCCTCGAACTGGCCCGCAACGACATTCCCAGCACACGAGTGTTCAGCACTCGCCCTCGTTCCCGGAACGGTGATGGTGATCATGGACGAACACATCGCGGACGCGATCGCACGCCCCGACCTGATCCGCCTCGAAAGGGGGCTCGTATGCCTTCGGTTTGA
- a CDS encoding pyridoxal-phosphate dependent enzyme: MDEHIADAIARPDLIRLERGLVCLRFETMKVVSALAAVERLLERGRVRPGDTLLDSSSGIYAYALAVACHRYGLGCHIVGSTTIDSALHNQLVLLGCRLERVEPSADLKLDQSLRVRRVRQLLHENPDYHWMRQYHDDIHYLGYRTIADRIRAELDSDSLTVVGGVGSGASTGALAKYLRGADTDVTLVGVQPFGSVTFGSDHVSDNEMIIAGIGSSIPFGNVDHTAYDTLHWISFSTALSGSTDLLRRHAVFAGLSSGAAYLAARWERYEGASGPVLFIAADTGHRYNEAVFSRAEAAEDIAELAPRPVVSTTELTMPWSRMRWDRACAPPGARGEWERETTPLGGAG; this comes from the coding sequence ATGGACGAACACATCGCGGACGCGATCGCACGCCCCGACCTGATCCGCCTCGAAAGGGGGCTCGTATGCCTTCGGTTTGAGACGATGAAGGTCGTGTCCGCCCTGGCCGCGGTCGAGCGATTACTCGAACGGGGAAGGGTGCGTCCCGGCGACACCCTGCTGGACAGCTCCAGCGGCATCTACGCGTACGCGCTCGCGGTGGCCTGCCACAGATACGGCCTCGGTTGCCACATCGTGGGTTCGACGACGATCGACTCCGCCCTGCACAACCAACTCGTCCTGCTGGGGTGCCGTCTGGAGCGGGTCGAACCGTCGGCGGACCTCAAGCTCGACCAGAGCCTGCGGGTGCGTCGGGTGCGACAGCTGTTGCACGAGAATCCTGACTACCACTGGATGCGGCAGTACCACGACGACATTCACTACCTCGGGTATCGCACGATCGCGGATCGCATCCGCGCCGAACTGGACAGCGACTCGCTCACCGTCGTCGGCGGCGTCGGGTCCGGCGCTTCCACGGGAGCGCTGGCGAAGTACCTGCGCGGCGCCGACACGGATGTCACCCTGGTCGGGGTTCAGCCGTTCGGCAGCGTCACCTTCGGCAGCGACCACGTCTCCGACAACGAAATGATCATCGCCGGGATCGGCAGCTCCATCCCGTTCGGCAACGTCGATCACACCGCCTACGACACGTTGCACTGGATCTCCTTCAGCACCGCGCTCTCGGGGAGCACGGACCTGCTCCGCAGGCACGCCGTGTTCGCGGGGCTGTCCAGTGGTGCCGCGTACCTGGCCGCGCGCTGGGAGCGGTACGAGGGGGCGTCCGGCCCGGTGCTGTTCATCGCGGCCGACACGGGGCACCGCTACAACGAAGCGGTGTTCTCCCGTGCCGAGGCGGCCGAGGACATCGCCGAGCTCGCACCGCGTCCGGTGGTCAGCACCACGGAGCTCACGATGCCGTGGTCGCGCATGCGCTGGGACCGCGCGTGCGCCCCGCCCGGAGCTCGCGGTGAGTGGGAACGGGAGACGACGCCACTCGGCGGAGCGGGGTAA
- a CDS encoding ABC transporter substrate-binding protein: protein MASRLAVPILLTSSLLATACGADITPASNGESGTVTIDNCGRTIEYPEPRRPVAYDMSSTEKMFALGLADRMRGIVMPSTADPSVKRSPWREDYRSVETLSTDVLSLEVVLDAKADWVLAGWESGFSQSRGITPSKLDSLGIRSYQHTESCFNYGSDPVRVPPLEALYTDLRQIGKIFRVEERAQRVVADLKRRARDLRERQPEGTPPRVFIYDSGTDKPFTSGAQAAPDSIVSLAGGRNILHDLDKRWTTIGWESVVRADPEVITVVDYGDKPVEDKIEFLKSFPPLARTPAVRNNRFHVIDYGAAVSGPRNIAAAEKFADYLRSIGR from the coding sequence ATGGCATCACGCCTGGCCGTCCCGATACTGCTGACCAGCTCGTTACTCGCCACCGCCTGCGGAGCAGACATCACGCCCGCCTCGAACGGGGAGTCCGGCACGGTCACCATCGACAACTGCGGGCGGACGATCGAATACCCCGAACCGCGGCGCCCGGTCGCCTACGACATGAGCAGCACCGAGAAGATGTTCGCCCTCGGACTGGCCGATCGCATGCGGGGCATCGTCATGCCCAGCACCGCCGACCCGTCGGTGAAGCGCTCCCCGTGGCGGGAGGACTACCGTTCCGTCGAAACGCTGAGCACCGACGTGCTCAGCCTCGAGGTCGTCCTCGACGCGAAAGCGGACTGGGTCCTGGCCGGTTGGGAGTCCGGTTTCAGCCAGTCCCGGGGGATCACCCCGAGCAAGCTCGACTCCCTGGGCATACGCAGCTACCAGCACACCGAGAGCTGCTTCAACTACGGATCCGACCCCGTGCGCGTCCCACCGCTGGAAGCGCTCTACACCGATCTGCGCCAGATCGGGAAGATCTTCCGCGTCGAGGAGCGCGCGCAACGGGTGGTCGCGGATCTGAAGCGACGTGCCCGGGATCTTCGCGAGCGACAACCGGAAGGCACGCCACCCCGGGTCTTCATCTACGACTCCGGAACCGACAAACCGTTCACATCCGGTGCTCAAGCGGCCCCCGACTCCATCGTCTCCCTGGCGGGCGGTCGCAACATCCTGCACGACCTCGACAAGCGCTGGACCACGATCGGGTGGGAATCCGTCGTGCGGGCCGATCCGGAAGTCATCACCGTCGTCGACTACGGGGACAAACCCGTCGAGGACAAGATCGAGTTCCTGAAGTCGTTCCCCCCGCTGGCACGAACCCCGGCCGTCCGGAACAACCGGTTCCACGTCATCGACTACGGAGCCGCCGTAAGCGGTCCCCGCAACATCGCCGCCGCCGAGAAGTTCGCGGACTACCTGCGTTCCATCGGGCGCTAG
- a CDS encoding DUF2339 domain-containing protein: MSEPEHPTLEAVAEELTEVSRRLDRLAGAVRLQTNPPAPHFPGEQRLPEPPAAAPPPPSGVAPSPTGSTWHAPPVPGQGAVPGEEWRPTDSRPVGHGWTPSRLLAWIGGAVTLLGVVLLLVLAVQRGWLGPVTRVLGGAGLGVVLLAAAFRVRGGPGGTSGSYALAATGFAALYLDVMAATVLYDYLSVFGGLTAGFVIAGGGLLLSDRWRAQPVAVGVVAGCAVCAPLVTGEPNAVLVGFLALLHLVATPVQLRHGWRQLAGVAALPVVIAAVLADVWAMLTATDHLAVVLVVSAASLLGVVVATFTSVLRPEDNTATAALVAAPVPVLLATPLLQRPFAAALAAGVAAALAVLWGSRFVLNWRDRLPAEFTTAAGGIAAVAAVQSTMTSLDASAWATALLCEALLLTLGALWLRGPGVLLGALCYATLGTVMALYHDIPPRHLVLVSHSAGAAGVLVGALTALVAVAIPIAGVRLGVLSRPPAAKPLWSLAGVLVLYGTASATMALVSLFQPDRSGFLLGHVSITLSWVVVAIALLLRGIRLTSLRVAGMVLLPVALTKLFLFDLAALDGFARVVAFLCTGLVLLAAGVRYARSVSTDSTAG, translated from the coding sequence ATGTCCGAGCCGGAGCACCCCACCCTGGAAGCGGTCGCCGAGGAACTCACCGAGGTGAGCCGACGGCTGGACCGCCTCGCCGGTGCCGTGCGGCTCCAGACGAACCCGCCTGCACCACACTTCCCGGGGGAACAGCGACTCCCGGAACCACCCGCCGCTGCCCCACCTCCACCGTCGGGTGTCGCCCCCTCCCCCACCGGGTCGACGTGGCACGCACCACCGGTGCCCGGCCAGGGCGCTGTCCCGGGCGAGGAGTGGCGACCCACGGACTCCCGGCCGGTCGGACACGGTTGGACTCCGAGCAGGCTGCTGGCCTGGATCGGCGGGGCGGTGACGCTGCTCGGCGTGGTGCTCCTGCTGGTGCTCGCGGTCCAACGTGGTTGGCTCGGCCCCGTCACGCGGGTGCTCGGTGGTGCCGGCCTGGGAGTGGTGCTGCTGGCTGCCGCTTTCCGCGTGCGCGGCGGACCCGGCGGCACGTCCGGCAGTTACGCGCTGGCCGCGACGGGCTTCGCCGCGTTGTACCTGGACGTTATGGCGGCCACTGTCCTGTACGACTACCTGTCGGTATTCGGTGGTCTCACGGCGGGCTTCGTCATCGCCGGCGGCGGGTTGCTGTTGTCCGACCGTTGGCGGGCCCAGCCGGTGGCCGTGGGAGTGGTGGCGGGCTGCGCGGTGTGCGCGCCGCTGGTCACCGGCGAGCCGAACGCGGTGCTGGTCGGTTTTCTGGCACTGTTGCACCTGGTGGCCACTCCGGTGCAGCTCCGGCACGGGTGGAGGCAGCTGGCCGGGGTCGCCGCGTTGCCCGTGGTGATCGCCGCTGTCCTCGCCGACGTCTGGGCGATGCTGACCGCGACCGACCACCTCGCCGTGGTGCTCGTGGTGAGCGCCGCCTCCCTGCTGGGGGTGGTGGTCGCCACGTTCACCTCCGTCCTCCGTCCGGAGGACAACACCGCGACCGCCGCGCTGGTGGCCGCACCGGTACCGGTTCTGCTGGCCACCCCGCTGCTGCAACGTCCGTTCGCGGCCGCGCTCGCCGCGGGCGTGGCCGCGGCGCTGGCGGTCCTGTGGGGCTCGCGATTCGTCCTGAACTGGCGTGACCGGCTGCCCGCGGAGTTCACCACGGCGGCGGGCGGAATCGCCGCGGTTGCCGCCGTGCAGTCCACGATGACCTCGCTCGACGCCTCGGCTTGGGCCACGGCGCTGCTGTGCGAAGCGCTGCTGCTGACCCTCGGGGCACTGTGGCTGCGCGGCCCCGGTGTGCTGCTCGGGGCGTTGTGCTACGCGACGCTGGGTACGGTGATGGCGCTGTACCACGACATCCCGCCGCGGCACTTGGTGCTGGTGTCGCACTCGGCGGGTGCCGCCGGAGTTCTGGTGGGCGCGCTGACCGCGCTGGTCGCGGTGGCGATTCCGATCGCGGGGGTTCGCCTCGGTGTGCTGTCCCGCCCGCCGGCGGCGAAGCCCCTGTGGAGCCTGGCGGGAGTCCTGGTGCTGTACGGCACGGCCAGCGCGACGATGGCGCTGGTGTCGCTGTTCCAACCGGACCGTTCCGGATTCCTCCTCGGACACGTGTCGATCACGTTGAGCTGGGTGGTGGTCGCGATCGCGTTGCTGCTGCGGGGGATCAGGCTGACTTCGCTTCGTGTCGCGGGCATGGTGCTGCTTCCCGTGGCGCTGACCAAGCTGTTCCTGTTCGATCTGGCCGCGCTGGACGGCTTCGCGCGGGTGGTGGCGTTCCTGTGCACCGGTCTGGTACTGCTGGCGGCCGGGGTGCGTTACGCGCGTTCGGTGAGCACGGACTCGACGGCCGGATGA
- a CDS encoding Rossmann-like domain-containing protein — protein sequence MTETATLDALFAETLGGSRGPHPSELVATSVFWLQHGTRLAGSNTTSLNRYVLVRVGHSYGACAFEAGELTANICSEASGSRLDVLMRDAPLALRVAALDAYLTEVEHHQDRADAEAVALPAGTPEQRARARDEAITGLLDAAPGTKVALIGVVSPLVTALHERGCVCLPCDYNLDTTVDGGLVTSVMNEVLEPADAVVATGMTLGNGTFEGILRHCGQRGVPLTLYAQSGAAVARAFLGSGVTALSAEPFPFSQFDSGPTTLYRYRAGHSS from the coding sequence ATGACCGAAACAGCGACGCTCGACGCCCTCTTCGCCGAGACGCTCGGTGGCTCCAGGGGGCCACATCCGAGTGAACTGGTCGCCACCAGTGTGTTCTGGCTCCAGCACGGCACCCGGCTGGCAGGATCGAACACCACATCCCTCAACCGGTACGTCCTCGTCCGAGTCGGACACTCCTACGGCGCCTGCGCCTTCGAAGCGGGTGAACTCACTGCGAACATCTGCTCGGAGGCGTCGGGCAGCCGACTCGACGTCCTGATGCGCGACGCACCGCTCGCGCTGCGCGTCGCCGCGCTCGACGCCTACCTCACCGAGGTCGAGCACCACCAGGACCGAGCCGACGCGGAAGCCGTCGCACTACCGGCGGGCACTCCCGAGCAGCGTGCCCGGGCCAGGGACGAAGCGATCACGGGACTTCTCGACGCCGCCCCGGGAACCAAGGTGGCGCTCATCGGCGTCGTCTCCCCGCTCGTGACGGCCCTGCACGAGCGGGGTTGCGTCTGCCTGCCCTGTGACTACAACCTCGACACCACCGTGGACGGTGGGCTGGTCACCTCGGTCATGAACGAAGTGCTCGAACCCGCCGACGCCGTCGTGGCCACCGGTATGACGCTGGGCAACGGGACCTTCGAGGGGATACTGCGGCACTGCGGGCAGCGGGGCGTGCCGCTGACCCTCTACGCCCAGTCGGGGGCGGCCGTCGCGCGGGCCTTCCTCGGCTCCGGCGTCACCGCGCTGTCCGCCGAGCCCTTCCCGTTCTCCCAGTTCGACTCGGGACCGACCACCCTGTACCGCTACCGCGCCGGTCACTCCTCATGA
- a CDS encoding NADH:flavin oxidoreductase yields the protein MSARAAQALSRPLTLGSVELPNRLVMAPMTRAKSPGGVPDENVAAYYARRAAAGTGLIITEGTYVDDPSAGDQENVPRFHGERALAGWSEVVSAVHAHGGKIMPQLWHVGIQRRTGKPPVPEAPSVSPSGIALDGTPGAGEELSPADVERLVEAFAEAARQAERVGFDGVELHGAHGYLIDQFLWERTNRRTDAYGGSPVERTRFAADIVAAVRERVSADFPVVLRFSQWKADNYDAKLAETPDELRAMLAPLSEAGVDAFHASGRRYWEPEFPESDPDLNIGGWTRKLTGKPVITVGSVGLDAVFDPATLGDGAGTNVASVEGLAERLEREEFDLVAVGRALLADPEWSRKVLDGREGELVPFTREAIATLY from the coding sequence ATGTCCGCTCGCGCAGCGCAGGCGCTGTCCCGACCGCTCACCCTCGGCTCTGTGGAACTGCCGAACCGGCTGGTCATGGCCCCGATGACCCGTGCCAAGTCCCCCGGCGGGGTTCCCGACGAGAACGTCGCCGCCTACTACGCCCGGCGTGCCGCGGCCGGCACAGGTCTGATCATCACCGAGGGCACCTACGTCGACGACCCCTCGGCCGGTGATCAGGAGAACGTGCCGCGCTTCCACGGTGAGCGGGCACTGGCGGGGTGGAGCGAGGTCGTCTCCGCCGTCCACGCACACGGCGGGAAGATCATGCCGCAGTTGTGGCACGTCGGTATCCAGCGACGGACGGGCAAACCGCCGGTCCCCGAGGCCCCCTCGGTCAGCCCTTCCGGCATCGCGCTGGACGGGACCCCGGGGGCGGGTGAGGAACTCTCGCCGGCCGACGTCGAACGCCTCGTCGAGGCCTTCGCCGAAGCCGCGCGGCAGGCCGAGCGCGTCGGCTTCGACGGCGTGGAGCTCCACGGCGCGCACGGCTACCTGATCGACCAGTTCCTCTGGGAACGCACCAACCGGCGCACCGACGCCTACGGCGGTTCCCCGGTGGAACGCACCAGGTTCGCCGCCGACATCGTCGCGGCGGTGCGGGAGCGGGTCTCGGCCGACTTCCCCGTCGTGCTGCGGTTCTCGCAGTGGAAGGCCGACAACTACGACGCCAAACTCGCCGAGACCCCGGACGAGCTGCGGGCGATGCTCGCCCCGCTGAGCGAGGCCGGAGTCGACGCCTTCCACGCCTCGGGGCGCCGCTACTGGGAACCCGAGTTCCCCGAGTCCGACCCCGACCTCAACATCGGCGGCTGGACCCGCAAGCTCACCGGCAAGCCGGTCATCACCGTCGGCTCGGTCGGACTGGACGCGGTGTTCGACCCCGCCACCCTCGGCGACGGCGCGGGCACCAACGTGGCCAGCGTCGAAGGGCTCGCCGAACGCCTGGAGCGGGAGGAGTTCGACCTCGTCGCCGTCGGCCGCGCGCTACTGGCCGACCCGGAGTGGAGCCGGAAGGTGCTGGACGGCCGCGAGGGCGAGCTCGTGCCGTTCACCCGCGAGGCGATCGCCACGCTGTACTGA
- a CDS encoding DUF6245 family protein, which translates to MTTSASSSETDQPAAVDRLATALQALGHYRGTNTSDEHAAAAERLGGEAVYRAYLANALLGAAQLEALLNESVEFDAEQRTAIYLQQQQTAGVTGDQTSMLEFLRWQLLRIASPLRENARTEQSGPVPVAAAQTAEGLDRLLAVSAASHTLTDQADIDSVAEQLDTAHQALSSAVENIDRLRALTERARSGAGAEDSES; encoded by the coding sequence ATGACCACTTCGGCCTCCTCCTCGGAAACAGATCAGCCGGCCGCGGTCGACCGACTGGCCACCGCGCTGCAAGCGCTGGGCCACTACCGCGGGACGAACACCTCGGACGAACACGCGGCGGCGGCCGAGCGGCTCGGCGGCGAAGCGGTCTACCGCGCCTACCTGGCCAACGCGCTGCTCGGGGCGGCCCAGCTCGAAGCGCTCCTGAACGAATCCGTCGAGTTCGACGCCGAACAGCGCACCGCCATCTACCTCCAACAGCAGCAGACCGCCGGCGTCACCGGCGACCAGACCAGCATGCTCGAATTCCTGCGGTGGCAGTTGCTGCGGATCGCCTCACCGCTGCGGGAGAACGCCCGAACCGAGCAGTCCGGCCCCGTCCCGGTGGCCGCTGCCCAGACAGCCGAGGGGCTGGATCGGCTGCTGGCCGTGAGCGCGGCGAGCCACACACTCACCGACCAAGCCGACATCGACTCGGTCGCCGAACAGCTCGACACGGCGCACCAGGCGCTGAGCAGCGCTGTCGAGAACATCGACCGACTGCGCGCGCTGACCGAGCGGGCCCGCTCCGGAGCGGGGGCCGAGGATTCCGAGTCCTGA